CTCTGCTATTATGAACTTCAGATATCTAGTTTCAGGCACCTCTAACAAAAATGGATGATCAAATCCTTGACCCCCAGTATACAAAACATTCAAAAGCACCTTGCTATCGTTAGCTGCATCCAAGAGAATTGCCTCAAATTCTTGCTCAGTGATCACCTGAGTACACGATGCTGTGGCGAGCACGGCAGGTTTTTTTAGAATCTTCATGGCCCTCAAATTTATTTCCTTGTGCCCACGTTTTGCCGACTCCTTCGAAACCGAGGTCTTGGCAAAAGAAGGAGGATCCAGAACGACGAAATCGAACCGTTCAAACTGTGAATTTTCCTTCAACCAATCGAAAGCGTTTGCGCGAACAAGTTCGTACCTGCCATAGAACCCATTCAAAGCCAGGAGTTGTCCAGCGATCGAAAGGCTTCTCTCAGAATAGTCTATCAAAGTAACGAATCTCGCACCAGCTTTTAAGAGGTGAAGTGCAAAATTTCCAGTGTAACAGAATACGTCTAAGCATACTTTATCCTTGGCAAACAGAGAACAAATGTGACTGTTATGAAGTTGGTCAAGAAACGCACCAGTTTTCTGACCCTTCAAATCGGCAGCCAACAGCAAACCGTCATGTTCGAAATACAGAATATCTGCTCCTCTACCTACTAACCAATCACACCTCTCGTCCAATCCTTCCTTCAATCTTGTGGGGGCGTCTGATTTTTCGTAAATACCTAGCGGATTGAATTTTCTTAAGAGTTTTTCTACAATCAGACCTTTCAGCTTTTCCATTCCAAGGGTGTTGATCTGCAGAACAAGATATTCGCCATACTTATCAACAACAAGTCCTGGTAAACCATCAGCTTCACCGTTCACTAAACGATAAGTTTGACGATCTTCTAACAACATTTTACGCCTCTCGATGGCTTCTTCAAGCCGTTGGTCAATCATCTGTTCGATCGTGGCAGGTTGCGTTGAAAGCAATCTAACAGTGATCTTCGATTTAGTGTTGATGTATCCTAATCCATAGAATTTTCCGTTGGATAGATGAATTTTGATAACATCACCATTTTCAAAATCACCTTCGATCTTGGCGATTTCATTTTGGAATATCCAAGGATGAAAATCTCTACGATCAACCTTTAAATAGACACGGGCTTTAATGGATTCTCACCCTCTCGTAGAGGTACTTTATCAAATCTTCGGTGAAACTACCTCTGGTCCATTGGAGATGGGGAGCATTCTTTACCCTCGCTATCCAAAGTTCAAGCTCCTCTTCATTTATAGGAACCTTCACGTCCAAGCCCACACGTTTCAAAAAAGCTGAAACTTCACCAAGTACGGACTTCACAAAACCGACCTTCTCAGGTACCTCTAGAACTGCTTGCTCAACGATCGCATCGAGAAAGGCTGCCGTCGCGTCACCGTGCCTAATGTTTTTAAAGGTTGTCAAAGGATAACCTAGGGCGTGTGCGACTGTGGTACTCGTTTGGCTTATCACCATACCAGCAAGACAAGAAGCTAGTAACATATTGGCGCGAGCCTCTAGCTCATCTGGTTTCTGTAACACCTTCGGAAGATTTTCTG
This window of the Pseudothermotoga sp. genome carries:
- a CDS encoding class I SAM-dependent rRNA methyltransferase; its protein translation is MKARVYLKVDRRDFHPWIFQNEIAKIEGDFENGDVIKIHLSNGKFYGLGYINTKSKITVRLLSTQPATIEQMIDQRLEEAIERRKMLLEDRQTYRLVNGEADGLPGLVVDKYGEYLVLQINTLGMEKLKGLIVEKLLRKFNPLGIYEKSDAPTRLKEGLDERCDWLVGRGADILYFEHDGLLLAADLKGQKTGAFLDQLHNSHICSLFAKDKVCLDVFCYTGNFALHLLKAGARFVTLIDYSERSLSIAGQLLALNGFYGRYELVRANAFDWLKENSQFERFDFVVLDPPSFAKTSVSKESAKRGHKEINLRAMKILKKPAVLATASCTQVITEQEFEAILLDAANDSKVLLNVLYTGGQGFDHPFLLEVPETRYLKFIIAEVRRRF